AAGAACTGAAAAAGATCATTTCTAACAGACCACTATATTCTAATGAAGAAAAGACAATGATGTtccgtatttttgtgattttactttttttccaaTGTATTACTTCATCATTTCACTATGATCAGTTAATTTAGGAATGGTTACCTACGGGATATAACGGTATCCGGTTCATaccatttcgcgttttcgcctttcATATTATATAGGGCAATATATAAACAGCtacgccatgagcgcatgatacgcccgacgtcttgtgtggaagttttatgcaataatcataaatagtttctgagaaagttttatgcaaaaaccatatattgtttttgatacACGGCGGAACATGTGAAACCAccaaccctgttttttttttttacaaaaaactaaatatcactaaaataaaactttgaatcatcaccaaaaagtctacatatctttagattaatataacaaagaagtgtgtaaagttgtaagcaataatcataaattgtttttgagatacggcacaacatgtaaaaaaaaacctccccctttttttttacaaaatactcaataactcaaaaatgaaattttgaatcatcaccaaaaagtatacagatctttagattaatataacaaagacattgtgtaaagttttaagcaataataagaaatcgtttttgagatatggtgcgacatgtaaaaaaaaccctccccctttttttacaaaatactcaataactcaaaaaataaaattttgaatcatcatcaaaaagtatacagatattaagattaataaaactaagaagtgtttaaagttttaagccataatcaagaatcgtttttgagatacggtgcgacatgtcaaaaaaacacacccctgttttagttacaaagtgccgtaactcaaaaagttttaatcttattttcaccaaaaagtatacagatcatttgaccatcataagaaacaactatgttgaatgaatgaatgaatactttATTTGCAAGAAGCATATACATGCTATGGCAaacgaaaatatatacaatatatgacaaaaatatatgttaagtttcatgaaatttggataagtcgttctcaagttacggtgcgacatgtttacgccggacagacaaTCGGACGGACACtagacatttgtataccataatacgtcccgtccaAATTATGACGGACGTATTAAAACACGAAGTCGAAAAAgtgaagtcgaaaacgcgaaatcggtTTCGACTTCGCATTTTCGCCCTATAAAAAATgaaaggcgaaaacgcgaaagGACATTAACCGGCCACCATAGGATATCGATTTTGACTTTAAAGTATTGTTAATGTCATTTGAAACATCACATTACCTGTTATATTAAGACTCAAAGTACTTTTCCCGTTTTTATCGCCAATAGAAATCACTTCGCATACATACGATCCTGCATCGGAACATCTAACATTAAGTTTCGGTATTTGAAGACTAATATTTGCGCTCGAAGCTGGGTAAACACTTGCTGATAAAACCACTGCTCGCGATTTGTAGTTCATGTCATACCACTTCAGTTTCGTGCCCTCCGAAAAACTAAGTTCCGCTGCAATAATTCTTGATAAGCCATTGCTTCCTAATTTCGAAAGAACTATTTCTGCAATAGtgtcatttgtttcaaaattccAGGTCAAACAATCTATTTTAATATCATCCTTGTTGAGCGCAACGGGTGtacttatttttgtttctatatACTGTGCACTTGCTGAAACGATAAATAGACTATAAAATAACCATCAAGATAAACTTGTGTAGTCGGCAAAACACAAAGCCCAGtatgttatcttttttattttcgacaaaaaacatattattttgttaaaaatcacGAACAAAGTAAACACTTTCGATACTACCAACACTTGTGTCTGCAAAACGTTTTAAATAATGAGCTTACAATTCTATCAAGAAATTTGTCCTTCTATTTACTGCgtttaaatagttaaaaaaagtaccaggattataatttagtacgacagacgcgcgtttcgtctacaaccatacttttacaatttgatattgttttcagattttgatgaaacatgtgaaatatgTAAAATCGCCACGTTACTAATATGTGCATAACCTAGAGTTTTCTGTTATAAATACtcttaatatataatttaaatattttgcaatGAATGAACAAGGCTAGGTCAAAACTTACACATTATACTCAGCGAACGTTGACTAACACTAAACTTGTTTCCAAAAAGTACTAGTTCACAACGATACGTTGATGCATCCCTGCATTTAACATTATAAGACGGAATCTCTATCTTTAGTGTGGCATTTGTCTTTGGATTAATAATAGATGTCACCAGATTAGCCCTATATTGAAGATCCGGATCATACCACTTGGTTATTGatctttgtaaaatattatcatGTCGAGCCTCAAGTATCAAAGTCAAACTTTTACCGGCTACCTTATACAATGACACGCCTGATATTATATCTCTCATGAGAAGTGGCTTTGATATGCAAGATATTGATAAACTTtgctttttatacaaaagaTGTTGAGGAACTTGGATGTCTACCAAGTCTAcgatttctgaaaaaaaaatgacaaactaTAAGTCTAACActatgcatatacatgtatttgcaaCTTGTTAACATACCTTTTAAGTGATAAATTCCCTAAAAAATCAGCACATTATCCAAAGTGAACGTTTACCTTACTATGCTTAACGATTGTGAATATATTTCCACTCAAAAAGTTTATTCGAAAATGTGTCAGAAGAACTCGTGCAAAACTTTGTAAGGGTATGTGGTGAATGTTAATATGGTAGGtgtgtgtttctcgttttttgttgttgtcatttTTCAAGGCATTGCaggtttattttcaaataatgacTTATTATCCTTCTCTTAATTTTCATCTTTAAGTTATTTTCTTAAAAGttacttttagatttttttgttgttgaatattTGTAGATTGTTATTCATAGGAATAAATATGTTGCTATAGTTGCATCACtcatataaaaaatggaaaacaaatgagagaaatgacaatttaaaaacattgaatgaaatgtcaatataaaattatagtttaaaaaaaaataaaagttatctcaatttgaacattgttgaaattaaaaacatatgaatgaaatgtagaattaaaaagatttgactgaaatgtcaatatatttttttaacaattctatctGAATCATACTCACCATTCCCTATGATAATTGAGCTTTCTTTAGGATATAAATTACTACAATGAGCTGTAGTTGCTAAATCACATGCAATTATTGTTTTCGTGTCGTCCTTTGTCACATTGTATTCTAATGTAGATTCTCTGTAGTATTGGCAACCGTCATACGACATGCCAGTCGTGTTAATAGTATTCACATGTTCAGAAAAGTCTTCATCAGTTTGCTTCTTTATACACCATCGAAGACACGCCGGTGCTGTAAATGTTGCATGACAAGCTAATTCGACAGTATCGCCATGGTCGTATATAGATTTATGAGGAACGGTTACGTCCTCCAAGCTTATTTTGGATGCAGAGactgaaaagaaaattatgtattcctttgtaaaaaaagttttgattgTAAAATCATTCTGACaaagttaaagaaaatatgGAGTAGAAAAAAATGAGTGTCCTCTTCAATACAATCCATTgacaaacaagaggctctcaagagcctgaatcgctcacctggtAAACAATGCCTTATTAactaaattaatgttttttgtaaattaaacagAGTAACAAAGGCCATGTACTATCCTGGAAATACCCTTTAAAGCCTCTTAGGAACCTCTGGAAAGAAATGGGCATGAGTTCGACCTACATTTGATTAAGATACAGTCTAGGTCAATCTGATGATTCACAATACaaacagatgagtgtggatagtaatATGCATTACGAGAGTTTTGAATAAAACTGTGAGTCATCTCACTAAGGATACCCCCATTTCATTATGGCATATTTACTACACTACATTCAAGCTTTATACatctctgaatttggattgtgattaactATTtaacacagaatgaatgtgtcacCACTATTTCGACGTTAAATAAAAGGAATAcacatacatttacatatagCTATATTAAATTGACAGAACATTTAAAGTTATTCCTATATACTCTCCACCCCCGAATCTTTGTTTTTTGGGGTATAATAATGATTAGAGTTATCTGCCTTTGCATATTGTAAGTAAGTGTGtggaaacaaaaaaacaataacttcATCTTTATAAAGTATGTTCAACAAgagtggacacagatgagtgtggaaaTTTTTATGCATTAAGAGAGTATTGCATAAACCCAAAACAATTGTTCATCATCACCATTAAACTCAGGATAACATGTTTACCTTCAAAGTAGCTTTAATTTCATCTTCATTTTCTTTCTATTATTCAggaaaaaatagcaaaaacagcattttgccccctatgttctatttttagtaacgGCGGACAAGtttttcaaccaatcaaaaatcCAATCAAAAACTTTTTGCAGGATACCCTAAGGTACAATCTTCCcaagttttatttgattttgaatagtcgtttcagagaagaagatttttgaaataataacatacaaaatatccaaaaatgtcaaaaaagggcaTTAACTCATAAAACAGTGGACAGATGTTCACAAAAATCTGCACACAGGCAGGTCTCATCATGCTAAACACTTTCAACCTACCAGAATGTGCCTAAACCTGAaggtatttgaaatatttgcaaaaaaatgttgtttgacccctatgttctattttcagtaacggcggccatgttttttgacggatcaaaaatcgaagcacaaacGTTGTGCAGGATAATCGAAGGAACaatcatattaagtttcatcaaaatccattcagtagtttcagaggagaaaaaaaatgttggaaaaaTAGTTaaagacgacgacggacgccaagtgatgagaaaagctttcatttccttttaggaaaggtgagctaaaaataaagatGATTTTGAGTATTTTCCGGACTTctaagtgaaataaaaaaaaattctaacacTATTAAAATATGAGTTTTGGCGCGTCCACACTTTCAATATTCCCCTAAACTAAAACTGTTATCCAGTGCAGTTTGTTTTTCaagcatttgatacaaaaaatagCATTGCAAAGCACAtcttaaaaaatggaaataaacacattataGATGCCAGgattaaaagtttatattaacgctagacgcgcgtttcgtatacaaaatattcatcagtgacgctcgaattcaaaaatgttttacaggccaaataaagaacgaagttaaagagcattgaggaccaacaattcctaaaggttttgccaaatacagcacAGTAATCTATTAGGtagaaataaatcaaacttttgttaacagttaatttataattatgaacatatcaatgacaagtcaagtcaacacaaaa
The nucleotide sequence above comes from Mytilus trossulus isolate FHL-02 chromosome 5, PNRI_Mtr1.1.1.hap1, whole genome shotgun sequence. Encoded proteins:
- the LOC134717904 gene encoding uncharacterized protein LOC134717904; the encoded protein is MRFFMCILLFSVEMFRLDGKYVKIQLTNTVIYHQEPLIIQCLPNELTNEDVIYSYLLSKQVGDLTSDILQISADRSNPPTFQKITWYESSLQGRGNTTGTQLVPSANSTLMLTVKATEVSCKDSAKFICKVVISGGRSAQDSAQLNVVVSASKISLEDVTVPHKSIYDHGDTVELACHATFTAPACLRWCIKKQTDEDFSEHVNTINTTGMSYDGCQYYRESTLEYNVTKDDTKTIIACDLATTAHCSNLYPKESSIIIGNEIVDLVDIQVPQHLLYKKQSLSISCISKPLLMRDIISGVSLYKVAGKSLTLILEARHDNILQRSITKWYDPDLQYRANLVTSIINPKTNATLKIEIPSYNVKCRDASTYRCELVLFGNKFSVSQRSLSIMSSAQYIETKISTPVALNKDDIKIDCLTWNFETNDTIAEIVLSKLGSNGLSRIIAAELSFSEGTKLKWYDMNYKSRAVVLSASVYPASSANISLQIPKLNVRCSDAGSYVCEVISIGDKNGKSTLSLNITVPSSENFTVEEITSTSSINTYTIGKTIVLKCGGKVGNPPGLPIWCWKTSHDINYMEYIGNDSLMISVTDPKPFECQFERFSVLQYNVSVDDKHTELGCVMSSEGCATLKPTTAFVINGLNPEIDKPTGTNGWKTSTTVLVVILIIATLILISFGVWKRRQMKKNESDV